In Methanobacterium paludis, the following proteins share a genomic window:
- the wtpA gene encoding tungstate ABC transporter substrate-binding protein WtpA gives MDNKMLAVIIIIIIAVIGVGIYAYSTYSGSQEKGTITIYAADSLGQQLNATTAKFKSEHPNVDVQIHYSGSQAAIKQVTDLNKSADIMVSADYGLIDKQMIPNYTSFNLKYASNDLVIAYTDKSKNSSQINGTNWYQILSTSGVKFGFSDPNADPAGYRAVMMIQLADTYYNNSTIFNNLVANNSAITSQKNGTGYIISAPSSLNPSSNIMIRSDAAQLMPSLESGDIDYVITYKNIAEQQKSSGVKYMELPGELSLNNTNYTSDYNKISLTEFSGSNQSKVIKLSPIVYGITVLNNAPERQLAIEFVQLLLSPTGTQIIQDSFQNPISPAIATNDSSNIPSALQQYVKT, from the coding sequence ATGGATAACAAGATGTTAGCAGTAATAATCATAATAATAATTGCTGTTATAGGGGTAGGTATTTATGCCTACAGTACATACAGCGGTAGCCAGGAAAAAGGCACTATAACTATATACGCAGCAGACAGCCTTGGACAGCAATTGAATGCAACTACTGCCAAATTTAAGTCGGAGCATCCAAATGTTGATGTGCAGATACATTACTCTGGAAGTCAGGCTGCAATTAAACAGGTGACAGACCTTAATAAATCCGCAGATATTATGGTTTCAGCGGATTATGGCCTTATAGACAAGCAGATGATACCAAATTATACCAGTTTCAACCTCAAATATGCAAGTAATGACTTGGTAATTGCATACACAGATAAAAGTAAAAACAGCAGCCAGATAAATGGAACCAACTGGTACCAGATCTTATCAACTTCTGGTGTTAAATTCGGTTTCAGCGATCCAAACGCGGATCCGGCAGGATACCGGGCAGTGATGATGATACAACTTGCAGATACTTACTACAACAACAGCACCATATTCAACAATCTGGTGGCTAATAACTCTGCAATTACATCACAGAAGAATGGCACTGGTTACATAATAAGTGCGCCAAGTAGTTTGAATCCAAGTTCCAACATCATGATCAGATCAGATGCAGCTCAATTAATGCCTTCATTAGAATCTGGTGACATAGACTATGTTATCACATACAAAAACATTGCAGAGCAGCAGAAAAGTTCAGGTGTTAAGTATATGGAACTTCCTGGTGAATTGAGCTTAAACAACACAAACTATACCTCAGATTACAATAAAATAAGCTTAACAGAGTTCAGTGGTAGCAATCAGAGCAAAGTAATAAAATTATCGCCAATAGTTTACGGTATCACGGTGCTTAACAATGCTCCAGAGAGACAACTTGCAATAGAGTTTGTACAGCTTTTATTAAGCCCTACAGGTACACAGATAATTCAGGACAGCTTCCAGAACCCAATAAGTCCTGCGATAGCAACTAACGACTCCAGTAATATTCCAAGTGCACTTCAGCAGTACGTTAAAACTTAA
- the wtpB gene encoding tungstate ABC transporter permease WtpB, with amino-acid sequence MRKIDYTTVFFAIMGSFMVLFIFIPIANLIVSSNLSSILSNLQDSQVMSSIFVSIYSALIATLIALLFGVPLAYVLARHDFTGKGFVESIIDVPVVIPHTVVGIALLLVFSSTGVLGMPLNKLGLVFVDAFPGVVIAMLFVSGSFVVNSAREGFESIDPRMEKVARTLGCGSLRTFFTITLPLGLRNIVVGAIMCWARAVSEFGALVILAYYPMAAPTLIYQRFSDFGLSESTPVAVILVLICLTVFIAVRVLIKGWRTYDKN; translated from the coding sequence ATGCGGAAAATAGATTATACCACTGTTTTTTTTGCCATAATGGGATCCTTTATGGTTTTATTTATTTTTATTCCGATAGCTAATTTAATAGTTTCTTCAAACCTCTCTTCTATTTTAAGCAATCTTCAGGATAGCCAAGTGATGAGTTCCATTTTTGTCAGCATATATTCTGCACTTATAGCAACACTGATAGCCCTTCTTTTTGGTGTACCTCTCGCATATGTTCTTGCAAGGCACGATTTTACTGGAAAAGGATTTGTGGAGTCAATAATTGATGTTCCTGTTGTAATCCCCCATACTGTTGTAGGTATAGCACTTCTGCTTGTTTTTTCTTCCACAGGCGTACTGGGAATGCCTTTGAATAAGTTAGGACTTGTTTTTGTAGATGCATTTCCAGGGGTTGTCATTGCAATGCTGTTTGTAAGTGGTTCATTTGTTGTTAACTCTGCAAGGGAAGGATTTGAAAGCATTGACCCCAGAATGGAAAAAGTGGCTAGAACACTGGGTTGCGGGAGCTTAAGAACCTTTTTCACCATAACACTGCCATTAGGATTGAGAAATATTGTGGTGGGGGCCATAATGTGCTGGGCAAGGGCAGTAAGTGAATTTGGAGCCCTTGTAATATTGGCATATTATCCAATGGCCGCACCAACCCTCATATACCAAAGATTTTCCGATTTTGGATTATCTGAATCAACACCAGTTGCGGTTATACTTGTATTAATATGTTTAACGGTCTTTATAGCGGTTAGAGTGCTTATAAAAGGATGGAGAACCTATGATAAAAATTGA
- the wtpC gene encoding tungstate ABC transporter ATP-binding protein WtpC has product MIKIEDLSRDWKEFKLNSIELQVEDGEYFVILGPSGSGKTMLLETIAGMWNPDSGKIYMDNQEVTRLPPEQRGVGFVYQDYMLFPHKTVFENIAFGLKLRKVSKEEIKTQVNEMMKLFGISALANRLPRTLSGGEQQRTALARALIIYPKVLLLDEPLSALDKKTSDELIKQLKEVHRKFDITIIHVTHNFDEALMLADRIAIMKKGTISQVGDSVEIFRHPADKFVAAFVGVENIIKGVARMGAEKITIVDTGNILVYSAEQKTGDVHLTIRPEDITLSQKKVITSARNAFEGKIREITENGALIKLTVDVGEPLVVFLTHKSFLDLELNIGKTVWAEFKATAVHMF; this is encoded by the coding sequence ATGATAAAAATTGAAGATCTTTCAAGGGACTGGAAAGAATTTAAGTTAAATTCCATAGAACTGCAGGTGGAAGATGGTGAATATTTCGTAATTTTAGGTCCAAGTGGATCTGGTAAGACCATGCTTCTGGAAACAATTGCAGGAATGTGGAACCCCGACTCTGGGAAAATTTATATGGATAACCAGGAGGTCACACGGCTTCCTCCAGAACAGAGAGGAGTTGGATTTGTTTACCAGGATTACATGCTTTTCCCACACAAAACAGTGTTTGAAAACATTGCATTTGGACTAAAATTAAGAAAAGTCAGTAAAGAAGAGATAAAAACCCAAGTAAATGAAATGATGAAACTTTTTGGTATTTCTGCTCTGGCAAATCGTTTACCAAGAACTTTAAGTGGTGGAGAACAGCAGAGAACAGCTTTAGCCCGGGCTCTTATTATATATCCTAAAGTTCTGCTTTTGGACGAGCCTTTGAGTGCACTGGATAAAAAAACAAGCGATGAGCTGATAAAACAGCTGAAAGAGGTACACAGGAAGTTTGACATCACTATCATACACGTGACCCACAACTTTGATGAAGCATTGATGCTTGCAGATAGAATAGCCATAATGAAAAAAGGTACAATTTCCCAGGTTGGGGACTCAGTTGAAATTTTCAGACATCCCGCCGATAAATTTGTAGCTGCTTTTGTAGGGGTGGAAAATATAATCAAAGGTGTTGCACGCATGGGTGCTGAAAAGATTACCATAGTGGATACAGGAAATATTCTGGTCTACTCTGCCGAACAAAAAACTGGAGATGTTCATTTAACCATAAGGCCCGAAGACATTACCTTATCACAGAAAAAAGTGATTACAAGTGCTAGAAATGCTTTTGAAGGAAAAATTAGGGAAATAACAGAAAATGGTGCTTTAATAAAATTAACTGTTGATGTTGGAGAACCTTTAGTGGTTTTCTTGACCCACAAATCATTTTTAGATCTTGAATTGAATATAGGTAAAACAGTCTGGGCAGAATTCAAGGCCACGGCCGTGCACATGTTTTGA
- a CDS encoding ATP-binding cassette domain-containing protein: MTFLEVQNVSVDLGEFHLAHANLKLNKNDYMVIIGPTGSGKSVLLETIAGFYNPDNGKIFLEGNEITNLTPENRGISIVYQDYMLFPHMNIFENIAYGLKKKIKNQDIIKSKVLEMAELLKIDHLFDRNPETLSGGEKQRTAIARSLIVEPKILLMDEPFAALDVNTHAYLTKLIKEVITDCQTTCIHVSHNFNDVYNLAEQVAVMKDGKILQQGTCQDVFSKPTHNFVADFVGVHNVFEGTVTEIKNGITTVKLKNDILIRSADTPPKTKQEHVLAAVRPENIIISNEPFLSSLRNQMKGVVEDFIVRGPTVWVATNVNGTVFKGMITLSSYDLLKIEKGKEVYISFKSLNVKIIDVYES, translated from the coding sequence ATGACGTTTTTAGAGGTTCAAAATGTGAGTGTGGATCTTGGAGAGTTCCATCTGGCCCATGCAAATCTTAAATTGAACAAAAATGATTACATGGTAATTATAGGGCCAACTGGATCCGGTAAATCTGTACTTTTAGAAACAATTGCTGGTTTTTACAACCCAGATAATGGTAAAATATTTCTTGAAGGGAATGAGATAACCAATTTAACCCCTGAAAACAGAGGAATTAGTATTGTTTATCAGGATTACATGCTCTTTCCCCATATGAACATTTTTGAAAATATAGCTTATGGACTGAAGAAAAAAATAAAAAATCAGGATATTATCAAATCCAAAGTTTTAGAGATGGCTGAACTCTTAAAAATAGATCATCTGTTTGATAGAAATCCTGAAACCCTCAGTGGAGGTGAAAAACAAAGAACTGCAATAGCACGTTCCCTTATTGTTGAACCTAAAATACTGCTCATGGATGAACCGTTTGCTGCACTGGATGTTAACACACACGCTTACCTTACAAAACTCATTAAAGAGGTAATTACAGACTGCCAAACTACATGCATTCATGTATCTCATAACTTTAATGATGTCTATAACTTAGCAGAGCAAGTGGCAGTTATGAAAGATGGTAAAATTCTCCAGCAGGGTACCTGTCAGGATGTTTTTTCCAAACCAACTCATAACTTTGTGGCAGACTTTGTAGGAGTTCACAATGTCTTTGAGGGTACAGTAACAGAAATAAAAAATGGCATAACAACTGTAAAATTAAAAAACGACATTCTAATTAGAAGCGCCGACACACCACCTAAAACAAAACAGGAACATGTTTTGGCGGCTGTAAGGCCTGAGAACATTATTATATCAAATGAACCATTTTTATCATCATTAAGAAACCAAATGAAAGGAGTTGTAGAGGATTTTATCGTCAGAGGCCCAACTGTATGGGTTGCAACCAACGTAAATGGTACCGTATTTAAGGGTATGATAACACTTAGTTCTTACGATCTCTTAAAAATTGAGAAAGGAAAAGAAGTTTATATAAGCTTTAAATCATTGAATGTTAAAATAATAGATGTATATGAATCTTAA
- a CDS encoding ABC transporter permease: MKSKFEITFISISFIFTSFLFVIIGSIFLIPSPQGFIESLFSDEMLTALKLTLSTSILAVVLVMLVAVPTAYSISRYSFPLKSIVKSILDLPMAFPEIVLGIALLMLFGNNLFGNLLRSLGIDIVFTTTGIIVAQFFVAFPYAVKIIYSTFSYINPRYELVSRSLGYGEFETFKNITLPLAKNGIFASSVVTLARCIGTFAAVLLVGGGTYLKTETLPIAIYFNLSLGNIDMAITAGIILVLISFVAIFTLEKYSNENIKGMN; encoded by the coding sequence ATGAAAAGCAAGTTTGAAATTACCTTTATATCCATATCCTTTATTTTTACTTCCTTTTTGTTCGTAATTATAGGCAGTATATTTTTAATTCCATCCCCACAAGGATTCATTGAATCCCTTTTTTCAGATGAAATGTTAACAGCCCTGAAGTTAACCTTATCCACCTCAATACTTGCAGTAGTGCTTGTGATGTTGGTGGCTGTGCCAACTGCTTACTCCATTTCTCGATATTCTTTTCCTCTTAAAAGTATAGTAAAAAGTATTTTAGACCTTCCTATGGCTTTTCCAGAAATAGTTTTGGGCATCGCCCTATTGATGCTGTTTGGGAATAATTTATTTGGGAACCTGCTGCGAAGTTTAGGTATAGATATTGTTTTCACAACAACAGGGATCATTGTGGCCCAATTTTTTGTTGCATTTCCATACGCTGTAAAAATAATTTACTCTACATTTAGTTACATCAACCCCCGATACGAACTTGTTTCCAGGAGTTTGGGATATGGGGAGTTTGAAACTTTTAAAAATATAACCCTACCCTTAGCCAAAAATGGAATATTTGCTTCTTCTGTGGTTACGCTGGCCCGATGCATCGGAACCTTTGCTGCAGTTCTTTTGGTGGGCGGAGGAACCTACCTTAAAACTGAAACCTTGCCAATTGCCATTTATTTCAATTTATCACTTGGAAATATAGATATGGCCATAACAGCAGGGATAATACTTGTTTTAATATCTTTTGTAGCCATATTTACACTAGAAAAATATTCAAATGAAAATATAAAAGGAATGAATTAA
- the modA gene encoding molybdate ABC transporter substrate-binding protein: MDSKQVAVIAIILILVVVAGLYASGLLTGGNSAQGNITVLAGAGTMSAMNELKTSFEKQNPGTTVNIQYGNSGELFAALQTQKTADVIVPGDLTFMDNAKNKGYIINDTVKPIVYHIPVIAVQKGNPKNITSVTDLGKSGIKVALGDTNATAVGKESIKLLNKTGELTAVQSNVVVYAPTVNQLLTYLTSGQVDAAIVTEDIANTSAAQGKIDVIQIPQDQNAIATIGVGLTSFTQNKDAATKFENYITSSEGLSIWEKHGFKPVNQ, translated from the coding sequence ATGGATTCAAAACAAGTAGCTGTTATTGCTATTATATTGATCTTAGTCGTAGTTGCTGGATTGTATGCCAGTGGACTTTTAACAGGCGGAAACAGTGCACAAGGTAATATCACTGTACTTGCTGGTGCTGGAACTATGAGTGCTATGAATGAATTAAAAACTAGCTTCGAGAAACAAAACCCTGGAACCACAGTTAATATACAATATGGTAACAGCGGAGAGCTTTTTGCAGCATTACAAACACAGAAAACTGCGGATGTTATAGTTCCTGGAGACTTAACATTTATGGACAATGCTAAAAACAAGGGTTACATAATAAATGACACTGTCAAACCTATAGTTTACCACATACCTGTTATAGCCGTTCAAAAAGGAAACCCTAAAAATATAACTTCAGTAACAGACTTGGGTAAATCTGGCATTAAAGTGGCTTTAGGAGATACCAATGCTACTGCTGTAGGTAAAGAGAGTATAAAACTATTGAACAAAACAGGAGAACTAACTGCAGTTCAAAGTAATGTTGTTGTTTATGCCCCTACCGTAAACCAGTTATTAACATACCTAACATCTGGACAGGTAGACGCGGCCATAGTAACAGAGGACATAGCAAACACAAGTGCTGCCCAGGGCAAAATCGACGTGATTCAGATTCCACAGGACCAAAATGCTATTGCTACAATAGGTGTAGGTTTAACCAGCTTCACCCAAAACAAAGATGCAGCCACCAAATTTGAAAACTACATAACCTCATCTGAAGGATTATCCATATGGGAGAAACATGGATTTAAACCTGTGAATCAATAA
- a CDS encoding radical SAM/SPASM domain-containing protein: MIRKHFKGYNFICIRETGATFRWGDSLSENPYMAPWPELADISISNYCTNACEYCYKSSNEEGRFMSLEEYKFVLDQLTSEKYGGVFQVALGGGEPLRHPKFNEILEVTEQHNIIPNYTTCGRFFNQENIESTRKYCGSVAISWDPYRNNLSLEELSKLGSHLADEGIKTNIHYVISEKTIEMATKMLEGEYDDYIKDFNAIIFLTYKPTGRANSRDSIKSPDKLRSFLKMVDNPTTEIKIGFDACFVPSLLKGTNVDNNLIDSCECGFFSVYVSENLDVSPCSFCNNTDYSYSLKKFSFEDIWQNQFSGYRNYVDNNCKSNCFNCVKSSDCRGKCPFFDELFLCDLI, from the coding sequence ATGATACGAAAACATTTCAAAGGATATAACTTCATCTGCATTCGGGAGACAGGTGCAACCTTCAGGTGGGGAGACAGTTTATCTGAAAACCCCTATATGGCTCCTTGGCCAGAACTTGCAGACATATCCATATCCAATTACTGTACAAACGCATGTGAATACTGCTACAAATCAAGTAACGAAGAAGGTAGGTTCATGTCACTTGAAGAGTATAAATTCGTACTCGATCAACTTACAAGCGAAAAATATGGCGGTGTATTCCAGGTAGCACTTGGAGGGGGGGAACCGCTCCGCCATCCCAAGTTTAACGAGATTTTGGAGGTTACAGAACAACATAATATAATACCCAACTACACAACCTGCGGAAGGTTCTTCAACCAAGAAAACATTGAATCAACCAGAAAGTACTGCGGTTCTGTGGCTATCTCATGGGACCCCTACAGGAACAATCTCTCTCTTGAAGAGCTTTCAAAGCTTGGATCTCACCTCGCTGATGAAGGAATCAAAACCAACATCCACTACGTAATCTCTGAAAAGACAATTGAAATGGCAACCAAGATGCTAGAGGGGGAATACGATGATTACATCAAAGATTTCAATGCAATCATATTCCTAACCTACAAGCCCACAGGCAGGGCAAACAGCAGAGATAGTATAAAATCACCAGATAAACTTAGATCATTTCTGAAAATGGTTGATAATCCAACTACAGAAATAAAGATTGGTTTTGATGCATGTTTCGTTCCAAGCTTGCTTAAGGGAACAAATGTCGATAACAATCTGATAGACAGCTGCGAATGCGGTTTCTTCTCAGTCTACGTAAGCGAGAACCTGGATGTTTCACCGTGCTCCTTCTGTAACAACACAGATTACAGTTACAGCTTAAAAAAGTTCAGCTTTGAGGATATTTGGCAGAACCAATTTTCAGGTTACAGGAACTACGTTGATAACAACTGTAAATCAAATTGTTTTAACTGTGTCAAAAGCTCTGATTGTAGGGGAAAATGTCCATTTTTTGATGAGCTGTTCTTATGTGATTTAATTTAG
- a CDS encoding XdhC family protein, which yields MNIYEIIGNYLDSDKTGAIATIVTKEGSGPRNVGAKMFVGEDGKIYGTIGGGSLEFNVYKEAMAQMGEHNPHMIHIKMDSEEVVGKYMICGGNVDIFLEPVIKKYDKIYRRLGYMEKTDKNGVLITQFNNEKFLKTIIEKNEDIFDSEINENTFGFEISEDEKEVFQERLHDSKIYVNNEILIETLNHLPTLYIFGAGHISQFIAKFAKIAGFYVVVTDDRAEFANKERFPEADEILVEPIPDVFNSLQFSGNEFVVIVTRGHQFDADVLRESLKRDTKYVGMIGSKRKVKMIFDHMKKCGFSEDIISNVYSPIGLSINAETPQEIAVSIVAELIMVRRG from the coding sequence ATGAACATATACGAAATTATCGGAAATTATTTGGATAGTGACAAAACAGGCGCCATTGCAACCATAGTGACAAAAGAAGGATCTGGTCCAAGGAACGTGGGTGCAAAAATGTTTGTAGGGGAAGATGGAAAAATTTATGGAACCATAGGAGGTGGCAGTTTAGAGTTTAATGTTTACAAAGAAGCCATGGCCCAAATGGGCGAACACAATCCCCACATGATACATATAAAAATGGATTCTGAAGAAGTAGTTGGCAAATATATGATATGTGGTGGAAATGTTGATATTTTCTTGGAACCTGTAATTAAAAAATATGACAAAATTTACAGACGCCTTGGATACATGGAAAAAACCGATAAAAATGGAGTCCTCATAACCCAGTTCAACAACGAAAAATTTCTCAAAACGATCATAGAAAAAAATGAAGATATTTTTGACTCTGAGATAAATGAAAACACCTTTGGCTTTGAGATAAGTGAGGATGAAAAAGAAGTGTTTCAGGAACGTTTACACGATTCAAAAATTTATGTTAACAATGAAATCCTTATTGAAACCCTTAACCATTTGCCAACACTTTATATTTTTGGAGCAGGGCACATTTCACAGTTTATAGCGAAATTTGCCAAAATAGCAGGTTTTTATGTTGTTGTCACCGACGACCGTGCGGAATTTGCCAACAAAGAGAGGTTCCCCGAGGCCGATGAAATTCTCGTTGAACCAATTCCAGATGTTTTTAACAGTTTACAGTTTTCTGGAAACGAATTTGTAGTTATTGTTACTCGAGGTCACCAGTTTGATGCAGATGTATTAAGAGAATCTTTAAAAAGAGATACGAAGTATGTAGGTATGATAGGAAGCAAAAGAAAAGTGAAGATGATTTTCGATCACATGAAAAAGTGTGGATTCAGTGAGGATATCATATCAAATGTTTATTCCCCAATTGGTCTTTCTATCAATGCAGAAACACCCCAAGAAATTGCCGTTAGCATTGTAGCAGAACTTATAATGGTAAGAAGGGGATAA
- a CDS encoding ABC transporter ATP-binding protein, translating into MSKILEINNAEFSYNGKKKIFEDINLSIENKDVLCILGPNGTGKSTLIKCINGLLKLNRGNIFLNNKDIYSMDNVDLAKIIGYIPQSHSSTFAFSVFDVVLMGRAPHLSLTSTPGEKDFKIADKALKSLNISHLKDKTYTEISGGEMQLVLLARVLAQQPQVLLLDEPTSHLDFGNQIRTLEVINRLSKSGLSVIMTSHYPDHAFLSSNKVAIMNRGSIMAMGSPEDVITEENMRDAYGINVKVMDVDETRKACIPMQIK; encoded by the coding sequence ATGAGTAAAATATTGGAAATAAATAATGCAGAGTTCTCTTACAATGGGAAAAAGAAAATTTTTGAAGATATTAACCTTTCAATTGAAAATAAAGATGTTTTATGCATTCTGGGACCAAATGGAACCGGTAAATCAACATTAATTAAATGTATAAACGGTCTGCTTAAATTAAACAGAGGAAATATTTTCCTAAATAATAAGGATATTTATTCCATGGATAATGTTGATCTGGCAAAGATAATTGGTTACATACCACAATCACACAGTTCAACCTTTGCATTTTCAGTTTTTGATGTGGTTTTAATGGGAAGAGCACCACATCTAAGTTTAACATCCACACCCGGAGAAAAAGACTTTAAAATAGCAGATAAAGCGCTTAAAAGTCTTAATATATCTCATTTGAAGGATAAAACCTACACTGAGATCAGTGGAGGAGAAATGCAACTCGTACTTCTGGCAAGGGTTCTGGCCCAGCAGCCCCAAGTTTTGCTGCTCGACGAACCAACATCTCACCTTGACTTCGGAAACCAAATAAGAACCCTGGAAGTTATAAACAGGTTATCAAAAAGTGGGTTATCCGTTATAATGACGTCCCATTATCCAGACCATGCATTCCTCTCTTCCAACAAGGTGGCCATCATGAACAGGGGCTCTATTATGGCTATGGGAAGTCCAGAGGATGTCATAACAGAAGAGAATATGAGAGATGCCTATGGAATAAATGTTAAAGTAATGGATGTGGACGAGACAAGGAAAGCATGTATTCCTATGCAGATAAAATAG